In Podospora pseudocomata strain CBS 415.72m chromosome 4, whole genome shotgun sequence, the genomic stretch cgtcaacttcaaccccaacggAGACTCGTCTCTCAGCGTTCCCAAGTGCTGGCAGACGTGCTATCGCCGTTTTTACGATTATGCCGGCGTTCAAAACGGCAACCAGTGCTGGTGCGGCTCCTATGTCGGCGGCGAGTGGGCTGCCAACCAGACCAGCTGCAACTCGCCCTGCACAGGCAACCCCAGTACCTTTTGCGGCGGTCCTGGATTCATTCGGATTTACAAGGCCGAGCAAAACGTGCCTCCTGTCACCACAACTTCAACCGCCGGCACTGTCAATTCAACGAGCACATCTACTTCTGGCGCGAAGCGTAACTTAGATGCTGCCAAAAACATGGGTATATTCTAGACGCGAGGTACTCAGTTGATTGACACGGCTTCACGACGGAAAATGGGCAAAATGTTGAGGTTAGGGGTGACTTGTCCAGGTACTCTGCTACCATGTACCTTAGGTTTAGATATCTTAGCTCTTTTCTTGGGTACATAGCAATTCGAAGACCAAGATTGATATGACCAGGCATCATTTGTGAATCTGCCGCTTTGTGTCATGTTCGCCAGGTTGCTGGAAGACACTCATGGACCGACACGGGGAAAAGTCTCCACCCCTTGCCATTGATGTCTCCGGTTTGCGCGCCTATTGTGTCCCTTCACCGTTCTTCCCAACAGCACCTAATGGGACACCGAACATGTCTTGGCACCCGACAGGCTCCAACATAGGAAATCTTTTGGTTATCCTGAACCTCGGTCGTCCGAGCCCTCCCTAGACATAGTGTGGCACAGCCCATGGGATATAGCATTATACCTTTCCCCCGCGAGTGGAATGTAACATTAGACGTGATGCATTAGGCGGTGCGGTGCGCCACCTGAATATGTGGGACTCGTTTGGTAATCTCGGCCCGCAACAAGCAAGTCTACATTTCCAGGTTCCAGCCATGTGATTGTAACTCCGGCCGGTAAGTTGCCTACCCCTACCCTAGCTATAATTTTCGCCTTGATGGTTGTTGGGTCAGCGCAACACTGAGGACTGAGCTTCGCCTCCACATACCTTACACTTTATTGATGAGACTCGCTTCGAAGATTGCTACCTGATAGGCCCAAACCTCCTTGGCACCCTCCTCACAGAATAATTGGCACCGCAAATAAAGAACCCCATCTTAAACTGTGAACCATACCTCAAAAGTAAAGTAAAAGGCCGTGAAACTATCTGTTAAGGCCTATCAAGTATCTGTGAAGACCTATAACCTATCTTTAAAGGGGTACAATTATCTTTGAAAGAAGTTGTAACTGTGCACCCTcctgttacaacctgcactgggagtggatacagactgcaaggcagtacgccggaggtgaatatgacaggatgatcgaaggttgtgacaagcgtctcagacatgggttcactgtcaacaacaggttgttctaacaaagagctactggGAGTAaattgtagacaaatgaacttgattgcttgcatgaggaatcagattcctcgacacggggagcacccggcgctcccccctatttatgtgaagctatctacatatgtttctgaagtatctttgtaccttgctcagtgtgctcagtgtgctcagtggtcttggcgcactgagcagactgagcagactgagcaactcctaattggttgcacgggggcttgtgagtctttccatccctggcccaatgattggctgaggtgtcccAACGCCTCGGGAatcacccagtggttcctgtacgggggtattacgcttggggcgtaacaatACTGCGGAATTGATTATTTACACCAGCCAattcctccgtatatataaACCTtgggaccgtggaccgttggCTTACAGACGGTCCTCGGTACGGTATGTGTCTCTTTTCTAATAATATAATATAGATTCAACCCTTTTTTGAGTGCCAATTATTTTATGGTGAGAGTGCTTAGGTCTCTGCATCGGGTAAACTCGACAGCAGAGACGCAAATCTAATGAATTAACAGCCAGCCAAGAAGCTAGGGTCATCGAATACTTTGTGAACGGTCGAGAAAAGCTACGAGGGGTGGTACTGTTACTCCACTACAAAGTATCGTACCTATCTACCAGTGTTCCGTCCTGATACAACGATGCTGGCCCCATGTGAACCTGCATGGGTCTTGTGTCCAACTGCCCAACCTAAATGCAATGCAGGTACGGCTTCGCAAGGATCACACATCCACTGCTACGGTAAACAGATCTTGGCTTTTAGCGAGGCTCGAGGCCCTTGCAGCGGTCAGGCTGACCAGGCTTACGCTGTAGTTAGTCTCTCGCCAATACAACCATTCCTGTTCCGCCAGCCTATATAGCAAGTCAGATCCCTCTGCAATCTGGACCCGAAGACTGGTTCACCAGGCTTACGCTTTAATCCGAGTCCCTCCGGTCGCCATCCATCCATTGCAGATCACCATGTTGtcctcgacatccacccttgtcctccttggcgGTCTTTTCTCGGCTGTGGCTGCTGGAAAACCTGCCTCCGTGGTAAAGGCTCGCGACGGCCTCACGCCGTCGCTTCCCTATGACCCAAACACGACAAGCCAGTGTTTTTGGTGGGCTGATATCAACTCAGCCACCACCTGCGACACCATTGTCAGGGACAACTACATCACCCTGGAAGAACTGAGGCGCTGGGTAAGAAATCTGCAGTGCTAGCTAGACCAAATCTGACCGGAGTCACTTACCATATCCTTTAGAACCCATCACTTGCTAGCACCTCAGGCTGTACCTTGCAGGTCGGAAGGTCGTACTGCGTTGAGGCCATTGATGACTTGGAGCCTTCGCCAGGACCCTCGtcgacctcaacctcgagcaCAACGAGCGTGTCCTCCGCCTTCActtccagctccagctctgTCGTTGTGACCACCTccacttcctcttcatctaCTGTCGCTCCCCCAGTAACAACCACGAAGCCCGGAAATGGTATCACCACGCCTACCCCCACGCAGGCCACCATTGTTGACAACTGTGACGCTTTCCACTTTGTCACGGCCGGCCAGACCTGCGAGGTGGTTGCTTCGCTCTACCGGATCTCTCAGGATCAGTTCAAAGCGTGGAACCCCAGCGTGGGTGCTTCTTGCACCGGACTGTGGGCTAATGCCTACGCTTGTGTATCCATCATCGGCCATGAGCCGTCGCCCACCACACCCGGcaacggcatcaccacccctaCCCCAACTCAGGCCACCATTGTCAACAACTGCGATGAGTTCTATTTCGTCGCGAGCGGTGACACTTGCGAGAGTGTAGCAGCAAAGCACGGCATCACCCAGGCTCAGTTCCTCAGCTGGAACCCAAGCGTAGGCTCAACCTGCACTGGACTCTGGGCCAATGCTTACGCCTGCgtctccatcatcggccaCACCCCTACCAagcctaccaccaccactagcGCTGGCAATGGCATCGCCACCCCTACCCCTATCCAACCCAACATGGTCAAGAACTGCGATCTTTTCTACAAGGTCAAGTCGGGAGACACCTGTGCCGCTATCGCCGCGTCAAAGGGAATCACCGTGGCCCAGTTTACCTCTTGGAATCCCTATGTTGGGTCTGGCTGCACTCTCTTGTGGTTGGATTATTATGTTTGCATCTCCATTGTTGGACACACCCCCACGCCTGTCAACCCGGGCAATGGTATTCAGACGCCTACCCCGTATCAGGATGGAATGACTAGCTCGTGCAAGACCTTCCACTTTGTCCAGTCTGGCCAGACTTGCCAGACCATCACTCAGCGCTACGGGATTACTCAGGCAAACTTTGTGAGGTGGAATCCGGCTGTTAGGAACGACTGCACTGGCATGTGGGCCAATGCCTATGTCTGTGTTGCTGTTTTGTAGATAGGGGGTCGACGTGTAGATGCGTTAGGGATAGGGTCTGGCTCAATCTGGTGAATAGATCTCTTGTAACGCAGTTAGGTAGATATCTAAAGGTCCTCATGTAATTAGTTTTGAACAATCGAACTGTGAAAGACAAGGGTCCAAAAGGAGCCAGCTAACGGCCATAATACTGAGAAGCACAGTGGTCAACGATGTGATTTGAGAACTGTTTGTGAGATTTTCTAGGACTTAcatgaggagggtgatggctgAATATATACAGGATGCCCCTGAATACCTCAGAGACACAGTATGACCTGGGGGCAATGACCCTGCTTTCCAACACACGCAACCTTTCGGTACAGACTACTCCTACTATTTAGTATCGACTCCACCCTGTTTCGTTGCCTGCGACAGCCGTCTTTCAAATGACCTGCACGCTTTCCGAGCTGCATAAGACCCGTGTAACCCTCCCGACCTTGCCCTTGTTAGCTGCTCTAATTCGACCGACGGAATAGTTGAGTTGTCATTGCGTGCAGTACTCTGCACTCCACCACAGCAGGCAGCCCAGAGTCAATGGCACTGGGAACCCCCGCTCTTTTCTTCCCGACAACCCCGTTAAATTCGAAGACTGTCTTCTGCATCTATCATCCCGCATCGACTCTTGCTAAAGATTTTCAAGCTACCCACTTTACCTTGCATCATCGCGCACTTTCTTTGGCATCATGGCCGACGCACTGGCCGTTAGTGGCCTGGCCGCTAGCATTATTTCACTCGGTATTCAGGTTGGtggcggcatcatcaagTATCTCGATGTGATCAAAGGACGGGATGAAAATATCGGTACGCGAATTTTATGGACGCCATGGTTGATCGAAACATGAATCTCTAACCCAATTTGTTAGCCTGTATTCGGCGGCTTGTTGACAGTCTTACGGAGAACTTGCGAATTCTCGAAGCGTGCTCGACATTCCTTCATCCAAGTTACCCGGTTCCAACAACGACCTTGATGCGTAATCTCACGAATGTTGCGGCAGAGCTGAAATCTTCTTTTAAAGGAGCTTCTTGCCCATTTCACTACGCAGGGCCAATCATCGAAACGACAGGACACGATCAAGCGTTCTATGACCTATCCTTTGGAGCGCTCAAAGCTCACGCAGCTGCTGGATCGTCTGCTTCAAGTCAGCCAAGCCTTGAATCTCGCGGCACTAACCTTGGGGCTGTAAGTAATCGACCGCTCATTCCTTAGTGCTTAGTATTTGAGGCACTGACATCAATTGTAATAGGCAAGTCTCCGACTTCATTTCGAGCAAGCTGGCGGATGTCGAGTCCAACACCCATGCCAATTCCTCCAAACTAGATGCAATTCTATCTCAATTTCTGGCTCTCAACGTTTCCATCAATGATGGGAAGGCTGCACTGAGCTCGGCGGTTTCATCGATTCGTGACAGCAACCATGATCTTGGCAATCGTATTCAGGATTCCCATTGTCAACAGGCCGCGAATCACCTCCAAGTCACAGAC encodes the following:
- a CDS encoding hypothetical protein (EggNog:ENOG503P0A2; COG:G; CAZy:CBM50), which gives rise to MLSSTSTLVLLGGLFSAVAAGKPASVVKARDGLTPSLPYDPNTTSQCFWWADINSATTCDTIVRDNYITLEELRRWNPSLASTSGCTLQVGRSYCVEAIDDLEPSPGPSSTSTSSTTSVSSAFTSSSSSVVVTTSTSSSSTVAPPVTTTKPGNGITTPTPTQATIVDNCDAFHFVTAGQTCEVVASLYRISQDQFKAWNPSVGASCTGLWANAYACVSIIGHEPSPTTPGNGITTPTPTQATIVNNCDEFYFVASGDTCESVAAKHGITQAQFLSWNPSVGSTCTGLWANAYACVSIIGHTPTKPTTTTSAGNGIATPTPIQPNMVKNCDLFYKVKSGDTCAAIAASKGITVAQFTSWNPYVGSGCTLLWLDYYVCISIVGHTPTPVNPGNGIQTPTPYQDGMTSSCKTFHFVQSGQTCQTITQRYGITQANFVRWNPAVRNDCTGMWANAYVCVAVL